Proteins from a genomic interval of Granulicella sp. L56:
- a CDS encoding heavy metal translocating P-type ATPase, translating to MLSTKIKKEIVTAAIEDSGASDRVTLSITGMTCAACQSFIQRTLASGAGVKDAIVNLMLHNATVTFDPSITSAPALVDTVQGIGYGAAVPLIDASVLEEQERHDQEQLHEYKEFRLKAAISLTAGIVAMVLPMPLMSMSHAGAAEHMKDPFTSWSMRVLDPVLRNVLPWIYEINDNTMRWLLFALASFVILWAGRSFYIKAWSALLHKTADMNTLVALGTGSAFLYSAASTIAPQFFIAHGIAPDIYFEAVILIIGLVLTGNALESRAKGQTAVALHKLVQLQPKTATILKEGIETKLPLESIQKGDLILVRPGERIPTDGLVASGKSSVDESMLTGESLPVEKTPQSRVIGGTLNQNGSFQYLATTLGTSSALSQIVRLLRDAQGSRAPIQRIADRVSAIFVPTVLGIAIVTFFTWRVFAPHAGIMQAFAAAVTVLVIACPCAMGLAVPTAVMVATGRGAALGILIKGGEALQLLEKVDTVALDKTGTITTGSPQVTDVIVAEQDRNDLNQEESTNYEDRIVNLAAALERASEHPLAEAIIRYAQERRLSLAQPETFNSMPGLGVIGIVDGNATLIGNLALMENYSIDTGSLERSATHLAADGKTPLWIAINGKLAGIIAVADTVKPTSAKAIQLMRAQGLRVVMLTGDNERTANAIARRVGIDEVIAGILPAGKVDAIIRLQREHRIVAMVGDGVNDAPALAQANIGLTMSNGSDIAMDAGDVTLMRNDLAAVATAITLSRSTMRVIRQNLFWAFIYNVIGIPLAAGVLYPFFGLLLSPVLASAAMALSSFSVVANSLRLRRLKLVKGLI from the coding sequence TTGCTGAGTACAAAAATCAAAAAAGAAATCGTAACAGCCGCTATCGAAGATTCGGGGGCATCGGATCGCGTCACCCTCTCCATCACCGGGATGACTTGCGCGGCGTGCCAGTCCTTCATTCAGCGAACGCTTGCATCCGGGGCCGGAGTAAAAGATGCAATCGTCAATCTCATGCTGCACAATGCGACGGTAACGTTTGATCCGAGTATTACTTCTGCTCCAGCCTTGGTAGACACTGTTCAGGGCATCGGCTATGGCGCAGCCGTCCCACTTATCGATGCATCGGTGCTCGAAGAGCAGGAAAGGCACGATCAGGAGCAGTTGCATGAATATAAAGAATTTCGCCTGAAGGCTGCGATCAGCCTGACCGCTGGAATTGTGGCAATGGTCTTGCCAATGCCGCTCATGAGCATGAGCCATGCCGGAGCAGCGGAGCACATGAAAGATCCCTTCACGAGCTGGAGCATGCGGGTGCTCGATCCAGTCCTGCGCAACGTGCTGCCTTGGATCTACGAAATTAATGACAACACAATGCGCTGGCTTCTCTTCGCGCTGGCTTCATTCGTCATTCTTTGGGCAGGACGCTCTTTCTACATCAAAGCCTGGTCAGCATTGCTGCACAAGACTGCCGACATGAATACGCTCGTTGCTCTCGGGACCGGTTCTGCATTTCTCTATTCCGCAGCAAGCACCATCGCTCCTCAATTTTTCATCGCCCACGGCATTGCTCCCGACATCTACTTTGAAGCGGTCATACTGATCATTGGATTGGTATTGACTGGCAACGCCCTTGAGAGCAGGGCAAAGGGACAAACGGCAGTTGCCCTGCATAAACTCGTGCAGCTGCAACCCAAGACGGCAACCATATTAAAAGAAGGCATCGAAACAAAACTTCCTCTTGAGTCTATCCAGAAGGGCGATCTCATTCTGGTACGCCCTGGCGAACGAATCCCTACTGACGGCTTGGTTGCTTCAGGCAAAAGCAGTGTGGACGAGTCCATGCTCACAGGGGAATCGCTACCCGTCGAGAAGACGCCGCAGTCCCGTGTAATAGGAGGAACGCTCAACCAGAATGGATCGTTTCAATATCTCGCAACAACGTTAGGAACAAGCAGCGCACTCTCTCAGATTGTCCGGCTATTACGTGACGCTCAAGGCTCCCGAGCTCCCATCCAGCGAATAGCTGACCGCGTCAGCGCAATCTTCGTGCCAACGGTGCTCGGCATCGCCATCGTCACTTTTTTTACATGGAGAGTCTTCGCTCCTCATGCTGGAATCATGCAGGCCTTCGCCGCTGCAGTCACCGTTCTTGTGATCGCCTGTCCCTGTGCCATGGGGTTGGCTGTACCCACGGCCGTCATGGTAGCTACTGGACGTGGAGCAGCCCTTGGCATTCTCATCAAAGGCGGCGAGGCTCTCCAACTCCTGGAGAAGGTAGACACTGTTGCACTCGATAAGACAGGCACCATCACCACGGGCTCCCCTCAAGTTACAGATGTCATCGTTGCTGAACAAGATCGCAATGATCTCAACCAGGAAGAATCAACCAACTACGAGGACCGAATCGTCAATCTCGCGGCGGCCTTGGAACGCGCCAGCGAGCATCCTCTGGCCGAAGCAATCATCCGTTATGCTCAAGAGCGGCGGCTAAGTCTTGCACAACCTGAAACCTTCAACTCAATGCCTGGGCTCGGCGTTATTGGCATTGTCGACGGAAACGCAACGCTTATCGGCAATCTCGCGTTGATGGAAAATTACAGTATCGACACAGGGTCCTTAGAAAGATCAGCAACGCACCTCGCAGCAGATGGCAAGACGCCACTTTGGATTGCGATCAATGGCAAGCTGGCCGGTATCATTGCCGTCGCGGATACGGTGAAGCCAACTTCCGCTAAGGCCATTCAGCTGATGCGTGCGCAAGGGCTTCGAGTAGTCATGCTGACCGGAGACAATGAACGCACAGCAAACGCCATTGCCCGCAGGGTAGGCATCGATGAGGTCATTGCGGGGATACTCCCTGCTGGCAAAGTAGATGCCATCATTCGCCTGCAACGGGAGCACCGCATTGTGGCCATGGTTGGAGATGGCGTCAATGATGCACCGGCACTGGCGCAAGCCAACATAGGTCTCACCATGTCTAATGGCTCCGACATTGCAATGGATGCGGGAGACGTAACGCTGATGCGCAACGACCTCGCCGCCGTGGCCACGGCCATTACGCTATCGCGCAGCACTATGCGTGTGATACGCCAGAATCTATTCTGGGCCTTCATCTACAACGTTATCGGCATTCCACTCGCAGCAGGGGTGCTATATCCATTCTTTGGGCTATTGCTGAGCCCGGTACTGGCAAGCGCCGCGATGGCTCTCAGCTCATTCAGCGTAGTAGCCAACAGCTTACGGCTTCGACGGTTGAAGCTGGTTAAAGGACTAATATGA
- a CDS encoding metal-sensitive transcriptional regulator → MTTKKISSKAALSKTNAVPRGNHSLERKAVGVDDEIKASNLRRLSRIEGQIRGIQRMVENDRYCADTLTQISSAQEALRAVARALMRNHLTHCATHAIRSGSDEVRHAMYDELLDIIYKNAR, encoded by the coding sequence ATGACAACAAAAAAAATATCTTCGAAAGCCGCCCTATCTAAAACCAACGCTGTCCCCCGCGGCAACCATTCACTCGAACGCAAAGCAGTAGGTGTTGATGACGAGATCAAGGCTTCCAACCTCCGTCGATTAAGCCGCATCGAAGGACAAATTCGCGGGATACAGCGCATGGTCGAGAACGATCGCTATTGTGCCGACACGCTGACCCAGATCTCTTCAGCGCAGGAGGCGCTGCGGGCCGTCGCTCGTGCGCTCATGCGAAACCATCTCACACACTGCGCTACCCACGCAATTCGTAGTGGTTCGGATGAGGTGAGACATGCCATGTACGACGAGCTTCTGGACATCATCTACAAGAATGCCCGCTAG
- the purU gene encoding formyltetrahydrofolate deformylase, with product MKNALINISAMPKIAVLLIDCPDRKGLVAAIANFLVQQCDANILNADQHQDAELGLFFMRIEFATDDAHCDESNFSAAFTPLALQFKMNWRLTFATPPQNVAIFVSHYLHCLADLLHRHQTGELNCNLSLIISNHEAAKPLADFYKIPFHYLPVTAANKAEAEQRQMTLLSDHSIDLAVLARYMQVLSPQFVRAYPQRIINVHHSFLPAFTGARPYHAAFARGVKLIGATSHYVTEVLDEGPIIEQDVTRISQNDQLPDLIQKGRDLERLVLSRAVRWHLGDRILSYANKTVIFA from the coding sequence TTGAAAAATGCTCTAATCAATATCAGCGCCATGCCCAAGATCGCCGTTCTCCTCATCGACTGTCCCGACCGCAAAGGTCTCGTCGCAGCCATCGCCAACTTCCTCGTGCAGCAGTGCGACGCCAATATTCTCAATGCCGACCAGCATCAGGATGCCGAACTCGGCCTCTTCTTCATGCGCATCGAGTTCGCCACCGACGACGCCCATTGCGACGAATCGAATTTCAGTGCTGCCTTCACTCCCTTGGCCCTGCAGTTCAAGATGAACTGGCGCCTCACCTTCGCCACGCCGCCCCAGAACGTCGCCATCTTTGTCTCACACTATCTCCACTGCCTGGCCGACCTGCTCCACCGTCATCAGACTGGTGAGCTGAATTGCAATCTCTCGCTTATCATCAGCAATCACGAGGCAGCAAAGCCACTCGCCGACTTCTACAAGATCCCTTTCCACTACCTGCCCGTCACCGCCGCCAACAAGGCCGAGGCCGAGCAGAGACAAATGACTCTCCTGAGCGATCATTCCATCGACCTGGCCGTCCTCGCTCGCTACATGCAGGTCCTATCGCCACAATTCGTCCGCGCTTACCCTCAGCGCATCATTAATGTGCACCACTCTTTTCTGCCTGCCTTCACCGGAGCCCGCCCCTACCACGCCGCCTTCGCCCGAGGAGTCAAGCTGATAGGCGCCACCAGCCATTACGTCACCGAAGTCCTCGATGAAGGGCCCATCATCGAGCAGGACGTCACCCGCATCTCGCAGAACGATCAGCTCCCCGACCTGATCCAGAAGGGGCGCGACCTCGAGCGCCTGGTACTCTCTCGCGCCGTCCGCTGGCACCTCGGCGACCGCATCCTCTCCTACGCGAACAAAACAGTCATCTTCGCTTAG
- a CDS encoding thioredoxin domain-containing protein yields MKISKWMLAGLASVLSVAVVAGAQTGTTDTAPKATAPAPALQLNDLGQGPKADPFPPANPKYFTAASPTVDTVNAFLKALWGYDSNRIWRVEAIQTTAAPGVNKVVVFISDKSPNAKVQTAAFFVTPDGNHVIAGDGVVPFGATPFAALRKTLEAQADGATRGAAGKDLLLVEFADLECPHCKEAQTTIDQLVKDFPNARVVFQPFPLTQIHPFALKAAEYGYCVQKHSDAAFFTYASAVFDTQAGLTAETADATLKSAVTKAGLDPAAIDACAATPAIKAQVDASVKLAEDSGVNQTPELAVNGHLLPITQVPYETLKKIISYQAQLDGVSTGESSAAK; encoded by the coding sequence TTGAAGATTTCAAAATGGATGTTGGCAGGATTGGCGTCGGTTCTTAGCGTTGCGGTAGTCGCGGGAGCCCAGACAGGGACGACAGATACAGCACCGAAGGCAACAGCGCCTGCTCCGGCGTTGCAGTTGAATGATTTAGGACAGGGGCCTAAAGCAGATCCATTTCCTCCGGCGAATCCGAAGTACTTTACTGCGGCGTCGCCGACGGTCGATACCGTGAATGCTTTTCTAAAAGCGTTGTGGGGATACGATTCCAACCGCATCTGGCGGGTTGAGGCGATTCAGACGACGGCTGCTCCGGGCGTGAACAAGGTGGTGGTCTTTATATCGGACAAGTCGCCGAATGCAAAGGTGCAGACCGCGGCGTTCTTCGTGACGCCGGACGGCAACCATGTCATTGCAGGCGACGGTGTGGTTCCGTTTGGTGCGACCCCGTTTGCAGCGTTGCGCAAGACGCTGGAGGCACAAGCCGATGGCGCAACGCGTGGTGCGGCAGGCAAAGACCTGTTACTGGTTGAGTTCGCCGACCTGGAGTGCCCGCATTGCAAAGAAGCGCAGACGACGATAGACCAGTTGGTGAAAGATTTTCCCAATGCCCGCGTGGTCTTTCAGCCCTTTCCGCTGACGCAGATTCACCCGTTCGCACTCAAGGCGGCAGAGTATGGGTATTGCGTGCAGAAGCATAGCGACGCTGCCTTTTTCACCTATGCTTCGGCGGTGTTCGACACGCAGGCCGGTTTGACCGCGGAGACTGCCGATGCGACGCTGAAGAGCGCTGTCACCAAGGCTGGATTGGATCCGGCTGCGATTGATGCGTGTGCGGCTACACCGGCGATCAAAGCCCAGGTGGATGCTTCGGTTAAGCTGGCCGAGGACTCCGGCGTGAACCAGACTCCGGAGCTAGCTGTAAATGGTCACCTTTTGCCAATTACACAGGTCCCCTATGAGACGCTGAAAAAGATCATTTCTTATCAGGCCCAGTTGGATGGGGTCAGCACGGGTGAGAGTTCGGCTGCGAAGTAG
- a CDS encoding NAD+ synthase, whose translation MKIALAQINPTVGDFAGNTKKILEYAMRAHEKGASLVVFPELAVCGYPPADFLEKASFIARAGQAVAEIAAWTAGSGRPAILCGTVMAATSSVGKRVRNVAALLRVGEVSFVQQKMLLPFYDVFDEQRYFEPAVEQALTALDGQPLAITICEDAWNDKGFWPRPIYQVDPVEALMGKWRAQPEDLAGRSRIILNISASPYWQSKPQVRQKMLAALAERHGAYVAMVNQVGGNDGLVFDGSSLVIGPKGRVVARGASFAEDLVIFDTEAVDGVKAASGPVLDEVEEVWKALVLGTRDYVRKCGFSKAVVGLSGGIDSALVAAIAVEALGAENVLGVGMPSEYSSLGSIEDARALAKNLGVRFELLPVHDVFAQYQQTLRPLFEGTPFGLAEENLQARIRGALLMALANKFGSLVLTTGNKSEMSTGYCTLYGDMVGALAVIGDVMKTRVYAISRYVNRKREVIPWATIEKPPSAELRPEQRDTDSLPPYEVLDPILEAYVERYCSAEQIAEEQGVDVALVRSILQLVERSEYKRQQAAPVLKVTKKSFGTGRRFPIAVKVQV comes from the coding sequence GTGAAGATAGCTCTCGCGCAGATTAATCCGACGGTTGGGGACTTCGCCGGAAATACGAAAAAGATACTTGAATATGCGATGCGCGCTCACGAAAAGGGCGCATCGCTTGTCGTCTTTCCCGAGCTTGCCGTGTGCGGATATCCTCCGGCGGATTTTCTGGAGAAGGCTTCCTTTATCGCCAGGGCTGGCCAGGCGGTGGCTGAGATCGCTGCGTGGACAGCCGGGAGTGGGCGTCCTGCGATTTTGTGCGGGACGGTGATGGCGGCAACGTCGTCCGTGGGCAAGCGGGTGCGCAATGTCGCGGCTCTGCTGCGCGTTGGAGAGGTGAGTTTTGTACAGCAGAAGATGCTGCTTCCGTTCTATGACGTGTTTGACGAGCAGCGCTACTTTGAGCCAGCCGTGGAGCAGGCGCTGACCGCCCTCGATGGACAGCCGCTGGCGATCACGATCTGCGAGGATGCCTGGAATGACAAAGGCTTCTGGCCGAGGCCGATATATCAGGTCGATCCCGTAGAGGCCTTGATGGGGAAGTGGCGGGCGCAGCCGGAAGATCTGGCTGGACGTTCGCGCATCATTTTGAATATTTCGGCTTCGCCATACTGGCAGAGCAAGCCGCAGGTGCGACAGAAGATGCTGGCAGCGCTGGCGGAGCGGCACGGCGCCTATGTGGCCATGGTGAACCAGGTAGGTGGCAATGATGGGTTGGTCTTCGATGGCTCTTCGCTGGTGATTGGCCCGAAGGGACGTGTGGTGGCGCGGGGAGCTTCGTTTGCCGAGGACCTTGTGATCTTCGATACGGAGGCAGTCGATGGAGTGAAAGCTGCGAGCGGCCCTGTGCTGGATGAGGTGGAAGAGGTTTGGAAGGCGCTGGTGTTGGGGACTCGGGATTATGTGCGCAAGTGCGGGTTTTCAAAGGCCGTGGTGGGATTGAGCGGAGGCATCGATTCGGCGCTGGTGGCTGCGATTGCGGTGGAGGCGCTGGGAGCGGAGAACGTGCTTGGGGTGGGAATGCCGAGCGAGTATTCTTCGCTGGGCTCGATCGAAGATGCGCGGGCTCTGGCAAAGAACCTTGGCGTGAGGTTTGAGCTGTTGCCGGTCCATGATGTGTTTGCCCAGTATCAGCAGACGCTGCGGCCTTTGTTTGAAGGCACGCCGTTCGGTCTGGCGGAGGAGAATCTGCAGGCGCGGATACGCGGAGCATTGCTGATGGCGCTGGCGAACAAGTTTGGCTCGCTGGTGTTGACGACCGGCAACAAGAGCGAGATGTCGACGGGATATTGCACGCTGTATGGCGATATGGTGGGCGCGCTGGCGGTGATCGGCGACGTGATGAAGACCAGGGTCTATGCCATCAGTCGATATGTAAACCGTAAGCGCGAGGTGATTCCGTGGGCGACAATCGAGAAGCCGCCTTCGGCGGAGCTTCGGCCGGAGCAGCGGGATACGGACTCGTTGCCTCCGTATGAGGTGCTTGATCCGATTTTGGAGGCTTATGTGGAACGATACTGTTCTGCCGAGCAGATTGCGGAGGAACAGGGCGTGGATGTTGCGCTGGTGAGGTCGATCCTGCAGTTGGTCGAGCGCAGCGAATATAAGCGGCAGCAGGCCGCCCCGGTGCTGAAGGTGACAAAAAAATCGTTCGGAACGGGACGCCGGTTTCCCATAGCGGTCAAGGTTCAGGTGTAA
- a CDS encoding sugar transferase, translating into MATPDYLQQVIVSAKARAVRDRRTYSTRFGLFRRPSMTSMVWASLDLLTVFVAVILALRVRVALPPQAPVLHMLPDLIEASPRTLFLYIGWFAACLIFFARSYGLYGPIQNRSGLHEQRMTVQAVLVSGLLLCGALYLFNGVAVSRIVVALVVVFSVVILCVRRAVWRRMVYKRFREGIETRNVLIVGAGRVGYALRNHLESLNHLGFRFKGFVALTEREAESGDAEVIGDVRNCLSLARSLFVDEIFFSVPADKKLVIGMVEEARTAGIDVRVVPDMYDGLAWNAPVEYIGQFPTIPLHRRDFPMGAFLLKRALDIVLASFALLVTSPVMLGIAIAVRMDSKGSIFYGAERIGRKGRTFSCYKFRTMVQDADKLKADLEHMNERDGILFKIANDPRITRVGAVLRKYSLDELPQFYNVLRGDMSLVGPRPPMAAEVEQYDLAHLRRLDVLPGITGLWQVEARQDPSFDSYISLDTAYVENWSLWLDLKILARTVHVVLSGTGT; encoded by the coding sequence ATGGCGACACCGGATTATCTGCAGCAGGTTATTGTTTCGGCAAAAGCACGGGCTGTTCGAGACAGACGCACTTATTCGACCCGATTTGGATTGTTTCGCCGTCCTTCGATGACCAGCATGGTATGGGCATCGTTGGATCTGTTAACTGTTTTTGTAGCGGTGATTCTGGCACTGCGTGTCCGGGTCGCTTTGCCCCCGCAGGCCCCTGTGCTGCATATGCTGCCGGACCTGATTGAGGCGTCGCCTCGGACACTGTTCTTATATATCGGCTGGTTTGCGGCCTGTCTGATCTTCTTCGCGCGATCGTATGGGCTGTATGGGCCCATCCAGAATCGCAGCGGCCTGCATGAGCAGAGGATGACGGTGCAGGCGGTGCTGGTCTCCGGGCTGCTTCTGTGCGGTGCACTCTACCTGTTCAATGGAGTTGCGGTCTCACGGATTGTTGTCGCGTTGGTGGTCGTGTTTTCCGTGGTCATTCTATGCGTGCGGCGTGCGGTGTGGCGGCGGATGGTTTACAAGCGCTTTCGGGAGGGGATAGAGACGCGCAATGTGCTGATTGTAGGCGCCGGCCGGGTGGGATATGCGTTGCGGAACCATCTGGAGTCGCTGAACCATCTTGGGTTTCGCTTCAAAGGCTTTGTGGCGCTGACGGAACGGGAGGCGGAGTCCGGGGACGCGGAGGTGATTGGCGATGTGCGCAACTGCCTTTCTCTGGCGCGATCGCTCTTCGTGGATGAGATTTTTTTCTCGGTCCCAGCAGATAAGAAGCTGGTGATTGGCATGGTGGAAGAGGCACGGACGGCTGGGATCGATGTCCGGGTCGTGCCGGACATGTATGACGGACTGGCGTGGAATGCGCCGGTCGAATATATCGGCCAGTTTCCGACGATTCCGTTGCACCGGCGGGACTTCCCCATGGGAGCATTTCTGCTGAAACGCGCACTGGACATCGTGCTGGCGTCGTTTGCGCTGCTGGTAACGTCTCCGGTAATGCTTGGCATTGCGATTGCCGTTCGAATGGACTCCAAGGGCTCCATCTTTTATGGCGCGGAGCGTATTGGGCGAAAGGGCCGGACGTTTTCCTGCTATAAATTCCGCACCATGGTGCAGGATGCCGACAAATTGAAGGCCGACCTGGAGCACATGAACGAAAGGGACGGCATTCTCTTCAAGATTGCCAACGATCCTCGCATTACGCGGGTGGGGGCCGTGCTGCGAAAGTATTCGCTGGACGAGTTGCCGCAGTTCTATAACGTGCTGCGCGGGGATATGAGTCTGGTTGGGCCACGGCCGCCGATGGCAGCCGAGGTGGAGCAGTACGATCTGGCCCACCTGCGAAGGCTGGATGTATTGCCGGGAATCACCGGGTTGTGGCAGGTGGAGGCTCGGCAGGACCCCTCGTTCGATAGCTATATCTCTCTGGATACGGCTTATGTGGAGAATTGGAGCCTTTGGCTTGACCTGAAGATCCTGGCGCGGACGGTGCATGTGGTGTTAAGCGGAACCGGCACCTAA
- a CDS encoding ABC transporter ATP-binding protein: protein MVEEFMEQAAAQNEAAAEAVPDVRNKPGSYISFEHVHKSFGDFVVLDDVSFCVNSGETLCIMGRSGVGKSVSLQMLLGFLKPDKGIIRVAGEDICGLNERELQVIRRKVTMVFQNGALFDSVTVGENVAFPLRERGELAEEQILQVVKGLLEMVGVAGMEDLLPSDLSTGMKRSVAIARALAAQPEAILYDEPTTMVDPLMAHLLGNLIERLKQQLHLTSIVVTHDTRFAKKLADRVVLLHGGKAHFFGTMEEMEQSDDPVLKEFLAMDELVVPA, encoded by the coding sequence ATGGTTGAAGAGTTTATGGAGCAGGCGGCGGCGCAGAATGAGGCTGCGGCCGAGGCTGTGCCGGATGTCAGGAATAAGCCGGGGTCTTATATCTCGTTCGAGCATGTGCATAAGTCGTTTGGCGACTTTGTGGTACTGGACGATGTGAGTTTTTGCGTGAATTCGGGAGAGACGCTCTGCATTATGGGACGCAGCGGCGTGGGCAAGTCGGTGTCGCTGCAGATGCTGCTGGGGTTTCTGAAGCCGGATAAGGGAATCATTCGGGTGGCGGGGGAGGATATCTGCGGGCTCAACGAGCGGGAGCTGCAGGTGATCCGGCGGAAGGTGACGATGGTGTTTCAGAATGGGGCGCTGTTCGACTCGGTGACCGTGGGCGAGAATGTCGCGTTTCCGCTGCGAGAGCGGGGAGAGCTGGCGGAGGAACAGATTCTGCAGGTGGTGAAGGGATTGTTGGAAATGGTAGGTGTGGCGGGGATGGAAGATCTGCTGCCCTCGGACCTGTCCACGGGGATGAAGCGGTCGGTGGCGATTGCGCGGGCGCTGGCGGCCCAGCCGGAGGCCATCCTTTACGACGAGCCTACGACCATGGTCGATCCCCTGATGGCCCATTTGTTAGGAAATCTGATCGAGCGGCTGAAGCAGCAGCTTCATCTGACGAGCATTGTCGTGACTCACGATACGCGGTTTGCGAAGAAGCTGGCGGACAGGGTGGTGTTGTTGCATGGAGGGAAGGCGCATTTCTTTGGGACGATGGAGGAGATGGAGCAGAGCGACGACCCCGTGCTGAAGGAGTTTCTTGCAATGGATGAGCTGGTTGTTCCGGCCTAG
- a CDS encoding molybdenum cofactor guanylyltransferase, translating into MRTAPTDLSGYVLAGGKSSRMGRDKALLELAGKPLVLRAVQKLRRVCAEVSILGNREELEAYAPLVRDLHEGCGPLGGIEAALAHSTRAWNLLMAVDMPFLPVGFLDAWIGSVIERQHTRVALFTVDGRPQPALCLVHKEVAPFVNGAIQRGEFKLFPVLMDAAMQLAGRFGVELNETLLNFPWSGDLEAVEGGLNGWVPTEAQRGAAHLWFANLNTPEEFGAAESFAGVLAAD; encoded by the coding sequence GTGAGGACGGCTCCGACTGACTTGAGCGGGTATGTGCTGGCGGGTGGGAAGAGCTCGCGCATGGGACGGGACAAGGCGTTGCTGGAGCTGGCGGGGAAACCGCTGGTGCTGCGCGCGGTGCAGAAGCTAAGGCGGGTTTGTGCGGAGGTTTCTATCCTTGGCAACAGAGAGGAGCTGGAGGCTTATGCTCCGCTGGTTCGGGATTTACATGAAGGGTGTGGGCCTCTGGGTGGAATCGAGGCTGCGCTGGCGCATTCGACCAGGGCGTGGAACCTGTTGATGGCTGTGGATATGCCGTTTTTGCCGGTGGGGTTTCTGGATGCGTGGATCGGGAGCGTAATTGAGCGGCAACATACCCGGGTGGCGTTGTTTACGGTGGATGGGCGGCCACAGCCTGCACTTTGTCTGGTGCACAAAGAGGTTGCGCCGTTTGTGAATGGGGCGATACAGCGAGGGGAGTTCAAGCTATTTCCCGTGTTGATGGATGCCGCGATGCAGTTGGCGGGACGGTTTGGAGTGGAGCTGAATGAGACGCTTTTGAACTTTCCCTGGAGCGGAGATTTGGAGGCCGTTGAAGGTGGCCTGAACGGATGGGTTCCGACGGAGGCGCAGCGGGGTGCAGCGCATCTGTGGTTTGCCAATCTGAATACGCCCGAGGAGTTTGGCGCTGCTGAGTCTTTTGCCGGAGTGCTGGCGGCTGATTAA